A DNA window from Thermosynechococcaceae cyanobacterium Okahandja contains the following coding sequences:
- a CDS encoding BCD family MFS transporter, with translation MPPPLPLWVMFRLGLFQMGLGMMSILVLGVLNRIMIKELAVPATLVTLTIAMHQFVSPVRVWFGQLSDAHPIRGYHRTGYVWGGAVAFTVVTYAIVQVIWQVGTSLEQSGWSGATQGWIALLGALFAAYGICVSSSSTPFAALLVDVSEEENRGKLVGIVWSMLTVGIVVGAILSGVLLQQLAPETPIELLRRSVNQLFLTVLAIVLLLAIAGTWGIEAKYSRYGVRTSHPQRTENITLGRALKILTANSQTWLFFMFLVLMTLSLFIQEPVLEPYGGEVFGMTIAETTRLNAYWGMGTLVGLSFTGFLLVPRLGKIQTTTYGCLGVATMFLLLIVAGFTQQAWLFKLELFLFGIAAGITTTGALSLMLDLTAAETAGTFIGAWGLAQAIARGSATVVGGAALDLGRQLFGVPVFAYSFVFCLPMLGMILAISLLRRVDVSQFQQQSHKAIAQVLAEDLE, from the coding sequence GTGCCCCCCCCGTTACCCCTGTGGGTGATGTTTCGCTTGGGTCTATTCCAAATGGGGTTAGGGATGATGTCCATTTTGGTGTTGGGGGTACTCAACCGCATCATGATCAAGGAGTTAGCGGTACCCGCCACATTGGTCACGCTGACGATCGCCATGCATCAATTTGTCTCACCGGTACGGGTGTGGTTTGGTCAACTCTCAGATGCGCATCCAATTCGTGGTTATCATCGCACCGGTTACGTGTGGGGAGGCGCCGTCGCCTTTACGGTGGTCACCTACGCCATTGTCCAAGTGATCTGGCAGGTGGGCACCAGTTTAGAGCAGTCGGGTTGGAGTGGCGCAACCCAAGGGTGGATTGCCCTCCTAGGCGCTTTGTTTGCTGCTTACGGCATTTGTGTCAGCAGTAGTTCGACTCCCTTTGCGGCCCTACTGGTGGATGTTTCTGAGGAAGAGAACCGCGGCAAGCTGGTGGGCATTGTCTGGTCAATGCTCACGGTGGGGATTGTGGTGGGTGCCATCCTTAGCGGTGTGCTGTTGCAACAGTTGGCACCCGAAACCCCGATTGAGCTACTGCGCAGGAGTGTGAACCAGCTTTTTTTAACGGTGCTGGCCATTGTCCTACTGCTGGCGATCGCAGGCACGTGGGGCATCGAGGCCAAGTACTCCCGCTATGGGGTACGCACCAGCCATCCGCAGCGGACAGAGAACATTACTCTCGGGCGCGCCCTGAAAATTCTGACGGCCAACTCCCAAACGTGGCTGTTCTTCATGTTCTTAGTCCTAATGACGCTAAGTTTATTTATCCAAGAACCGGTGCTAGAACCTTACGGCGGCGAAGTGTTTGGTATGACTATTGCTGAAACCACCCGCCTGAATGCTTATTGGGGAATGGGAACCCTCGTTGGCCTGAGTTTTACCGGTTTTTTGTTGGTGCCGCGCCTCGGCAAAATTCAAACCACCACCTACGGCTGCTTGGGGGTGGCCACCATGTTTTTGCTCCTAATTGTGGCCGGGTTTACGCAGCAGGCATGGCTCTTTAAGCTAGAGCTATTCTTGTTTGGTATTGCGGCGGGAATCACCACCACGGGTGCCCTGAGTCTAATGTTAGATTTAACCGCCGCTGAAACCGCTGGCACGTTTATTGGCGCATGGGGACTCGCCCAAGCCATTGCCCGCGGCTCGGCCACAGTGGTTGGCGGTGCCGCCTTAGATCTTGGGCGGCAACTCTTTGGTGTACCGGTCTTTGCCTATAGCTTTGTCTTTTGTCTGCCCATGCTGGGGATGATTTTAGCCATTAGCTTGCTACGGCGGGTAGATGTGAGCCAGTTTCAGCAGCAGTCCCACAAGGCGATCGCCCAAGTGCTGGCAGAGGACTTAGAGTAG
- a CDS encoding phosphate ABC transporter ATP-binding protein: protein MTYPTAHSHDRPTIFDVRQLRIYYRQQCLVDTLNLTIPENQIVALIGPSGSGKSLFLRCLNRLTDMMPPLRVTGHIFYRGRNLYDSGQDVACIRRQIGMIFERPHLFPKSIYDNVAFGARVNGYAGNMDELVERSLQQVHLWPEVKDRLSHNAMALPLGQQQQLCLARAIAVNPTVLLLDDPTLNLDALASRRLEALFSELKHRYTLIIATHDLQQAARLSDYTAFFHLKTDTGDQAVGYLVEYAETRALFQRPQQSLTYNYVTGRWDDLDDCPVAPPITAGDN, encoded by the coding sequence ATGACCTATCCTACTGCTCACTCCCATGACCGACCCACCATTTTTGATGTGCGGCAACTGCGCATCTATTACCGTCAGCAGTGTCTTGTCGATACCCTTAACCTGACAATTCCCGAAAACCAAATTGTTGCCCTTATTGGACCATCCGGTTCGGGTAAGAGTCTCTTCTTGCGCTGCTTGAATCGCCTAACGGATATGATGCCCCCCCTGCGGGTGACAGGACACATTTTTTATCGGGGTCGGAATCTTTACGATTCGGGCCAGGACGTAGCCTGTATCCGGCGCCAGATTGGTATGATTTTTGAGCGCCCTCACCTATTTCCAAAGTCAATTTACGACAATGTGGCCTTTGGTGCCCGGGTGAATGGCTATGCCGGCAATATGGATGAACTGGTGGAGCGCTCACTGCAACAGGTGCATCTGTGGCCGGAGGTTAAAGATCGGTTATCCCATAACGCCATGGCACTGCCCCTCGGCCAACAACAGCAACTCTGCTTAGCACGGGCGATCGCCGTCAATCCAACCGTGCTGCTGCTGGATGACCCCACGTTGAACCTAGATGCCCTTGCCAGTCGTCGCCTCGAGGCTCTCTTTAGCGAACTGAAGCACCGCTATACCCTGATCATCGCTACCCACGATCTCCAGCAGGCTGCCCGCCTTTCCGACTATACGGCGTTTTTTCATCTCAAAACTGACACTGGCGATCAGGCGGTGGGCTACCTCGTGGAGTACGCTGAAACTCGCGCCCTCTTTCAGCGGCCACAACAGTCGCTCACCTACAACTACGTGACAGGACGCTGGGATGACCTCGATGACTGTCCCGTTGCCCCCCCTATCACTGCTGGTGATAATTAA
- a CDS encoding FHA domain-containing protein, whose protein sequence is MIICSECCHPNPVGAVQCEACFSPMPIMNTCPNCGAPVQSDASFCGQCGFNVRQFTVSSAPVPDLPDLAATAVPAMQPTAAAQGRATTLSPPPPPPLHLFPTTATPTRPIYAKLVHVQTRSELELPPGRAVIHIGKPNDRIPPDIDVAGFPNSEVVSRIHADIRVEGDAHYIEDVGSANGTYINNTPLYPGNRHRLKSGDRIALGKGDLVTFIYELTS, encoded by the coding sequence ATGATTATCTGTTCTGAGTGCTGTCACCCCAATCCGGTTGGTGCTGTTCAGTGTGAAGCCTGCTTTTCGCCAATGCCCATTATGAATACGTGTCCAAATTGCGGTGCACCGGTTCAATCAGACGCTAGTTTTTGCGGCCAGTGCGGGTTTAACGTGCGTCAATTTACCGTGAGTTCAGCGCCAGTACCGGACTTGCCGGATTTGGCTGCCACGGCAGTTCCGGCCATGCAACCAACGGCGGCGGCGCAAGGACGAGCCACCACCTTATCGCCACCCCCACCCCCACCGCTGCATCTGTTTCCGACAACGGCTACGCCAACCCGGCCAATTTACGCCAAACTCGTCCATGTCCAAACCCGTAGTGAATTAGAACTGCCCCCCGGCCGTGCCGTGATTCACATTGGCAAGCCCAACGATCGCATTCCGCCAGACATTGACGTGGCTGGGTTCCCGAATTCTGAGGTGGTGTCCCGCATCCACGCCGATATTCGCGTTGAGGGAGATGCCCATTACATTGAGGATGTCGGCAGTGCCAATGGCACGTATATTAACAATACCCCCCTCTATCCGGGCAATCGGCATCGCCTCAAAAGTGGCGATCGCATTGCTCTTGGCAAGGGAGATTTAGTGACCTTCATTTATGAACTCACCTCCTAA
- a CDS encoding FHA domain-containing protein, translating to MITLTLLHPVQATPVQSWTFDSEAVIRIGRAVDNHVVLYSAVVSRHHVELRRNGLQWEVVNLGTNGTYLDGKRVQQAPLADGGILRLARSGPNIQIRLDGDRQPMPPNARMATIPETPQSDPSKGTYSGAEEAVGTEAEPIATAHAEAERGITEEEEAVEEDFVVQGELPVELLAAWRAPPECGHRRADTNDIFCIECGVPLKVWKTIGNYQIIRALGQSNTYLGWRNGQTAVVKGHSLAASKWEIRAFQQQVRQLCQMRHPVLPKFWEGFQDGADSYLVSEMVYGQSLKQWVQDHGVMNVVEASRWLIPICDLLTVLHQQDPPILHLHIRPSNLIHPYAKRETTNVVLVGWGKASVLTSESGTFIGTVGYSAPEQQEGKPEPASDLYALGATLVYLLTGNEPDTYFRWGAREYRLYAEDIPHLDPLMVDLINCLTHPEPRERYANATAVKQRLEQIAAISAPTSPVSSAL from the coding sequence GTGATTACACTAACACTTCTGCATCCGGTTCAAGCAACTCCGGTTCAAAGCTGGACGTTTGACAGTGAAGCGGTGATCCGCATTGGGCGCGCGGTGGATAACCATGTAGTCCTCTACAGTGCGGTGGTCTCACGGCACCATGTGGAACTGCGGCGCAATGGACTGCAATGGGAAGTGGTGAACTTGGGCACCAATGGAACCTACCTAGATGGCAAGCGAGTGCAGCAGGCCCCCTTGGCAGATGGCGGTATTTTACGGCTGGCGCGCTCTGGCCCCAATATTCAAATCCGCCTCGATGGGGATCGGCAGCCGATGCCTCCCAATGCCCGCATGGCCACGATTCCCGAAACCCCCCAGTCGGATCCCAGTAAAGGCACCTACTCCGGCGCAGAAGAGGCCGTTGGTACCGAGGCTGAACCCATTGCCACGGCTCACGCGGAGGCTGAGCGGGGGATCACTGAGGAAGAAGAGGCGGTAGAGGAAGACTTTGTCGTTCAAGGGGAACTACCGGTGGAACTGCTGGCGGCGTGGCGGGCACCCCCTGAGTGCGGCCATCGTCGCGCCGACACCAACGATATTTTCTGCATTGAGTGTGGCGTGCCCCTCAAGGTGTGGAAGACCATTGGCAACTATCAAATTATTAGAGCGTTGGGCCAAAGTAATACCTACCTAGGTTGGCGCAATGGCCAGACAGCAGTGGTAAAAGGGCATAGCCTCGCCGCCTCGAAGTGGGAGATTCGCGCGTTTCAGCAGCAGGTCCGCCAATTGTGCCAGATGCGGCATCCGGTGCTGCCGAAATTTTGGGAGGGCTTTCAGGATGGTGCCGACTCGTACCTTGTGTCAGAAATGGTCTATGGCCAGTCTCTGAAGCAGTGGGTGCAAGATCATGGGGTGATGAATGTTGTGGAAGCCAGCCGCTGGCTCATTCCCATTTGTGACCTGTTGACGGTGCTCCACCAGCAGGATCCGCCCATTTTGCACCTGCATATTCGCCCCTCGAACTTAATTCATCCCTATGCCAAACGGGAAACAACAAATGTTGTGCTGGTGGGCTGGGGGAAAGCATCGGTGTTGACCTCCGAGTCGGGGACGTTTATTGGTACGGTGGGGTACTCTGCCCCAGAGCAGCAGGAAGGGAAACCCGAACCTGCCTCAGATTTGTACGCCTTGGGGGCTACCCTTGTTTACCTGCTCACGGGCAATGAACCGGATACCTATTTTCGCTGGGGGGCGCGGGAGTACCGTCTCTATGCCGAAGATATTCCCCATTTGGATCCGTTGATGGTGGACTTAATTAACTGCCTCACCCATCCGGAACCGCGGGAACGCTATGCCAATGCAACAGCCGTCAAACAGCGTTTAGAGCAAATTGCCGCTATCTCTGCGCCCACGTCGCCCGTATCGAGTGCCCTTTAG
- a CDS encoding AAA-like domain-containing protein, translating to MIGKTLGSRYKLIRVLGAGNFGQTFLAEDTHRPVRAKCVVKYLRPARTDPSFLPLARSLFQREAQTLERLGSHEQIPRLLAYFEEDNEFYLVQDFIEGQVLRQQLMPGATWSEAEVLDFFQDALGVLAFVHQCGVIHRDIKPDNLIRRHLDQRLVLIDFGAVKEMGVSIGGGTLVGEATAQTIAIGTPGYMAPEQAQGRPRPASDLYSLGMVAVQALTGVSPLQLTQDPYGCWNWEAAEPVSDRLVQFVNKLIHPSPYERFATATEALASLAQVEPPKSFWGRIGTFLKTPVQDLWRSPTSKAAPSPPPSTPLPTQPLPSPSAANAATLARGRHVFISHSSDGTDLQLATTLQEALQKAGHRPFMASQSIRLGEGWADRIDQALKECDFFLLLLSQAAAQSEMVLEEVRSVKQLQAQRSDRRPFILPVRVNFPLDLPLNYELRGYLHRLQQRFWRSPADTASLIQDVLDMVNATADPVVPTSDGLHETAIEQGQTGTLVGDGAPAPVAEPELPEGQVEVASAFYIERPPIEQRCRETLLQPGSLIRIKAPRQMGKTSLMARLMYRATQEGYGTVPLSFQLADAHVFSDLEKLLRWLCAGVGRRLGLENRIKDYWDDIFGSKYNCTAYFEEYLLPNCQKPGTQMEGRPLVLGLDEVDRVFEYPEVASDFFGLLRAWHEEGKNRDIWRNLRLIVVHGTEVYIPLDINQSPFNVGLAIDLPEFNHEQIQELSRLHGLDLDPDHLRELQQLVGGHPYLIRLTLYHLARKEVTWPELMANAASETGLYRDHLRGQWWHLHQRQELVPAFAAIVNSETGISVEATTGFKLHSLGLINLQGSVATVRCELYRRYFGDRLRG from the coding sequence ATGATTGGTAAAACCCTTGGCAGCCGTTACAAATTGATTCGGGTCTTGGGGGCGGGGAACTTTGGTCAAACGTTCTTAGCAGAGGATACACATCGGCCGGTGCGGGCAAAGTGTGTTGTCAAGTACCTGCGCCCGGCTCGCACCGATCCCAGTTTCTTACCGTTGGCGCGATCGCTCTTTCAGCGGGAGGCACAAACCCTTGAGCGCTTGGGCAGTCACGAGCAAATTCCCCGGCTACTTGCCTACTTTGAGGAAGACAACGAGTTCTATCTTGTCCAAGATTTTATTGAAGGCCAAGTCTTGCGCCAGCAACTGATGCCCGGTGCCACGTGGTCAGAGGCGGAGGTGCTTGACTTTTTTCAGGATGCCTTGGGCGTTTTGGCCTTTGTGCATCAGTGTGGTGTGATTCACCGCGACATTAAACCGGATAATCTGATCCGCCGCCACTTGGATCAGCGCCTTGTCCTCATTGATTTTGGTGCGGTCAAGGAAATGGGGGTCTCGATTGGGGGCGGCACCCTTGTGGGCGAGGCCACGGCTCAAACCATTGCCATTGGCACCCCCGGCTATATGGCACCCGAGCAAGCCCAAGGGCGACCCCGTCCCGCCAGTGATCTCTATTCTCTGGGGATGGTTGCGGTACAGGCGCTCACGGGGGTCAGTCCGCTGCAATTAACTCAGGATCCCTACGGCTGCTGGAATTGGGAGGCGGCAGAGCCTGTCAGCGATCGCCTCGTGCAGTTTGTCAATAAGCTAATTCATCCGTCCCCCTACGAACGCTTTGCCACGGCCACAGAGGCGCTGGCTAGTTTAGCCCAAGTGGAGCCGCCCAAATCCTTCTGGGGTCGGATTGGCACATTTCTGAAGACCCCTGTGCAGGATCTGTGGCGATCGCCCACAAGTAAAGCCGCGCCTTCACCCCCCCCCTCAACCCCGCTGCCAACACAGCCCTTACCCAGTCCCTCTGCCGCGAACGCGGCAACCCTAGCTCGCGGCCGCCATGTATTTATTAGCCATTCCAGTGATGGCACCGACCTACAACTGGCGACTACCCTGCAAGAGGCGCTCCAAAAGGCAGGTCACCGCCCCTTCATGGCCAGTCAAAGTATCCGTTTAGGGGAAGGATGGGCGGATCGCATTGATCAGGCCCTAAAGGAGTGCGATTTCTTTTTACTGTTGCTCTCCCAAGCTGCCGCTCAGAGTGAGATGGTGCTCGAAGAAGTGCGCAGCGTCAAGCAACTGCAAGCCCAGCGCAGCGATCGCCGCCCGTTCATCTTACCAGTGCGGGTGAACTTTCCCCTCGATCTGCCCCTAAATTACGAGTTGCGCGGCTACTTGCACCGACTCCAGCAACGCTTTTGGCGATCGCCCGCGGATACCGCCAGTCTTATTCAAGACGTTCTTGACATGGTCAATGCCACCGCCGATCCCGTGGTTCCCACCAGTGATGGCCTCCACGAAACTGCCATTGAACAGGGTCAAACAGGCACCCTTGTCGGAGATGGTGCCCCCGCACCGGTCGCCGAGCCTGAACTGCCCGAAGGCCAAGTGGAAGTGGCCTCCGCCTTTTATATTGAGCGCCCCCCCATCGAGCAGCGCTGCCGCGAAACTCTGCTACAGCCCGGCTCCCTCATTCGCATTAAGGCCCCCCGCCAAATGGGTAAAACCTCCCTCATGGCGCGGTTGATGTACCGAGCCACCCAAGAGGGCTATGGCACCGTTCCCCTCAGCTTTCAGTTGGCGGATGCTCACGTCTTCAGCGACCTTGAGAAACTGCTGCGCTGGCTGTGTGCTGGCGTGGGGCGGCGACTGGGGCTAGAAAACCGCATTAAGGACTACTGGGACGACATTTTTGGCAGTAAGTACAACTGCACCGCCTACTTTGAAGAGTACCTGCTGCCCAACTGTCAAAAGCCCGGCACCCAGATGGAGGGCCGTCCTCTTGTGCTGGGGTTAGATGAGGTGGATCGGGTGTTTGAATACCCGGAGGTGGCCAGCGACTTTTTTGGGCTGCTGCGGGCATGGCACGAGGAGGGCAAAAACCGCGACATTTGGCGCAACCTGCGCTTAATTGTTGTCCATGGTACCGAAGTCTATATCCCCCTCGACATTAACCAGTCCCCCTTTAATGTTGGGCTGGCCATTGATCTGCCCGAGTTTAATCACGAACAAATTCAGGAGCTCAGCCGCCTGCACGGTCTTGACTTAGATCCAGACCACCTGCGCGAACTCCAGCAGTTGGTGGGGGGGCACCCCTACCTCATTCGGCTGACCCTGTACCACTTAGCCCGCAAGGAGGTGACATGGCCGGAACTGATGGCCAACGCCGCTTCCGAAACGGGGCTTTATCGAGATCACTTGCGGGGACAATGGTGGCACCTGCATCAGCGGCAGGAACTTGTACCCGCCTTTGCCGCCATTGTAAACAGTGAAACAGGCATCAGCGTCGAAGCAACCACTGGTTTTAAGCTGCACAGCTTGGGACTCATTAACTTGCAAGGCAGCGTCGCGACGGTTCGCTGTGAACTGTATCGCCGTTATTTTGGCGATCGCCTGCGCGGCTAA
- a CDS encoding cation:proton antiporter, with protein sequence MPFIALPFVPSLADVAAESLNLAEAGPLILAAVLLSLVVIYFASKVGGEICARINFPPVLGELVGGVVVGISVLHLLVFSEGALTEPSVLTTFIQQTAGMDSTVASVVANTASEVISVLSEIGVMILLFEIGLESDLQGLLKVGPQAAVVAIVGVVAPFTAGTLGLVTLFHVDLVPAIFAGAALTATSIGITAKVLAEIQRLTSREGQIIIGAAVLDDILGIIVLAVVASLAKTGTVEVNNVIYLILSSVVFLVGSVVLGRLLSPFFLGMVDRLTTRGSLLIPSLIFAFVLGYVAVILQLEAILGAFTAGLVLGETEKRRELEEQILPIADMLVPVFFVCVGARTDISVLNPLEPENRAGLIIASFLVLVAIVGKVVTGATVFGQPGINRWAIGIGMVPRGEVGLIFAAVGSASGVLSKSLEAGIIVMVILTTFLAPPLLRLVFKPEDEAALLAEGAEVAIESPPEG encoded by the coding sequence ATGCCCTTTATTGCGTTACCTTTTGTCCCTTCGCTGGCCGATGTTGCGGCGGAATCCCTGAATTTAGCAGAGGCTGGCCCCCTAATCCTCGCTGCCGTCCTCCTAAGCTTAGTGGTGATTTACTTTGCCAGTAAAGTGGGTGGCGAAATTTGTGCCCGCATTAATTTTCCACCGGTGCTCGGCGAATTGGTGGGGGGCGTTGTCGTTGGGATTTCGGTACTGCATCTGCTTGTCTTTTCGGAAGGGGCACTCACCGAACCCTCGGTGCTCACAACCTTTATCCAGCAAACGGCGGGCATGGATAGCACGGTCGCATCGGTGGTGGCCAATACTGCCAGTGAAGTCATTTCCGTGCTCTCGGAAATTGGCGTGATGATCCTGCTCTTTGAAATTGGCCTTGAATCGGATCTGCAAGGCTTACTGAAGGTGGGGCCTCAAGCGGCGGTGGTGGCCATTGTAGGGGTTGTTGCCCCCTTTACCGCCGGTACCCTCGGCCTTGTAACACTCTTCCATGTGGATTTAGTGCCCGCCATCTTTGCGGGAGCCGCCCTAACGGCCACCAGTATTGGTATCACGGCAAAAGTTTTAGCGGAAATTCAGCGGCTGACATCCCGGGAAGGGCAAATCATTATCGGCGCTGCGGTACTCGATGACATTCTCGGCATTATTGTGCTGGCGGTGGTGGCTAGTCTGGCCAAAACTGGTACGGTGGAAGTCAATAACGTCATTTACCTGATCCTGAGTTCCGTGGTATTTCTGGTGGGTTCCGTGGTGCTGGGGCGGCTGCTGAGTCCCTTCTTTCTGGGGATGGTGGATCGGCTGACAACCCGCGGTAGCTTGCTCATCCCCTCCCTGATTTTTGCGTTTGTCCTTGGCTATGTTGCGGTAATTTTGCAACTGGAGGCGATTTTGGGGGCATTTACGGCGGGGTTGGTTTTAGGAGAAACCGAAAAACGCCGCGAACTGGAGGAGCAAATTTTGCCCATTGCCGATATGCTGGTGCCGGTGTTCTTTGTCTGTGTGGGTGCCCGCACCGATATTAGTGTCCTGAATCCCCTAGAGCCGGAAAATCGTGCGGGTCTGATTATTGCCTCGTTCCTAGTGCTGGTGGCCATTGTTGGTAAGGTGGTTACAGGAGCCACGGTGTTTGGCCAACCCGGCATTAACCGCTGGGCGATTGGGATTGGCATGGTGCCCCGCGGTGAAGTGGGCTTAATTTTCGCGGCGGTCGGTTCCGCCAGTGGTGTGCTCTCTAAATCGCTGGAGGCGGGCATTATTGTGATGGTGATTTTAACCACTTTCCTTGCGCCACCGTTACTGCGGTTGGTATTTAAGCCGGAGGACGAGGCGGCGCTACTGGCAGAGGGGGCGGAGGTGGCCATTGAATCACCCCCAGAGGGTTAG
- the trmFO gene encoding FADH(2)-oxidizing methylenetetrahydrofolate--tRNA-(uracil(54)-C(5))-methyltransferase TrmFO, which produces MEPIRVIGGGLAGTEAAWQIARAGVPVILYEMRPQVPSPAHHTAELGELVCSNSFGAKASDRATGLLHQELRALGSLIIATADRHQVPAGGALAVDRAAFSHDLTHALEGHPLVELRREEVVALPEEGITVLATGPLTSAALSDDLQRLTGLEYLSFFDAASPIVVGESINREIAFLASRYDRGEAAYLNCPFTAPEYQRFWEVLCAAEQAPLKDFERDRAQFFEACLPVEELARRGVDTLRFGPLKPVGLRDPRTGDRPYAVAQLRQEDRHGQLWNLVGFQTNLRWGEQQRVFRMIPGLEQAEFVRMGVMHRNTFLNAPMLLSASLQFRDRPTLLAAGQLTGTEGYTAAAAGGWLAGTNAARLAQGLAPLVLPPTTMAGALFHYISTAESKTFQPMPPNFGILPPLEQKIRQKALRYAAYRDRALRELSNWATALSLPLQPLVPDECDRPVAEAGA; this is translated from the coding sequence ATGGAACCGATTCGGGTCATTGGCGGCGGCTTAGCCGGCACAGAAGCGGCATGGCAAATTGCCCGCGCTGGAGTGCCGGTGATTCTCTACGAAATGCGTCCCCAGGTGCCCAGCCCCGCCCACCATACGGCAGAGCTAGGGGAACTGGTATGCAGTAATTCCTTTGGAGCCAAGGCCAGCGATCGCGCCACCGGGTTACTGCACCAGGAATTGCGCGCCTTAGGTTCTCTGATCATTGCCACTGCCGATCGCCACCAAGTGCCTGCCGGGGGTGCTCTCGCGGTGGATCGCGCCGCCTTTAGTCATGACTTAACCCACGCTCTTGAGGGTCATCCCTTGGTAGAGCTACGCCGAGAGGAAGTCGTGGCCTTGCCGGAGGAGGGGATTACGGTGTTGGCCACCGGGCCACTCACCAGTGCCGCCCTCAGTGACGATTTGCAGCGATTAACGGGGTTAGAGTACCTGAGTTTTTTTGATGCCGCCAGTCCTATTGTGGTGGGGGAGTCCATTAACCGCGAGATTGCTTTTCTGGCCAGCCGCTACGATCGCGGTGAAGCGGCTTACCTCAATTGCCCCTTTACCGCCCCTGAGTACCAGAGGTTTTGGGAGGTGCTGTGTGCGGCTGAGCAGGCTCCCCTGAAGGATTTTGAGCGGGATCGCGCCCAGTTTTTTGAGGCCTGTTTACCCGTGGAAGAATTGGCACGGCGCGGAGTCGATACCTTACGCTTTGGCCCCCTTAAACCGGTGGGGTTACGGGATCCGCGCACGGGCGATCGCCCCTACGCGGTTGCCCAACTGCGCCAAGAGGATCGTCACGGCCAGCTCTGGAACCTTGTGGGCTTCCAGACCAACTTGCGTTGGGGTGAGCAGCAGCGGGTGTTTCGGATGATTCCGGGGCTTGAGCAGGCGGAGTTTGTGCGCATGGGGGTGATGCACCGCAATACGTTCCTCAATGCGCCAATGCTCCTGAGTGCCAGTTTACAGTTTCGCGATCGCCCTACCCTCTTGGCTGCTGGCCAACTCACGGGCACCGAAGGCTATACCGCTGCCGCAGCAGGCGGCTGGCTGGCGGGCACAAATGCGGCACGGCTGGCCCAAGGCTTAGCCCCGTTGGTGTTGCCCCCCACTACCATGGCCGGGGCGCTGTTTCACTACATCAGTACGGCGGAGAGTAAGACGTTTCAGCCGATGCCGCCAAACTTTGGCATCTTGCCCCCCTTAGAGCAAAAAATTCGCCAAAAGGCACTCCGCTATGCCGCCTATCGCGATCGCGCCCTCAGGGAGTTAAGCAACTGGGCAACAGCGCTGTCGCTGCCCCTACAGCCGTTAGTACCAGACGAGTGCGATCGCCCCGTCGCTGAAGCTGGAGCTTAA
- the tsaE gene encoding tRNA (adenosine(37)-N6)-threonylcarbamoyltransferase complex ATPase subunit type 1 TsaE, producing MATEVGTFTLAELQAVAQGWGQRLPAGTTLLLVGELGAGKTTFVQALGVGLGISDVIQSPTFTLLQEYPEGRVPLYHFDLYRLTPAEVADLAPERYWYGTEVEPGIVAIEWPERLTQWPTDYLKLQLQRRGDRTRLVLTAVGAATALLPSCLTP from the coding sequence ATGGCAACCGAGGTGGGGACGTTCACCTTAGCGGAGTTACAGGCGGTGGCTCAAGGGTGGGGTCAACGGCTGCCTGCGGGTACAACGCTACTTTTGGTGGGGGAGTTGGGGGCGGGCAAAACCACGTTTGTGCAGGCCTTGGGGGTGGGTCTTGGGATTAGCGATGTGATCCAAAGCCCTACGTTTACGCTGTTGCAGGAGTACCCGGAAGGACGGGTGCCCCTCTATCACTTTGACCTTTATCGCTTGACCCCAGCTGAGGTGGCGGATCTAGCCCCTGAGCGCTACTGGTACGGCACGGAGGTGGAACCCGGCATTGTGGCCATCGAGTGGCCAGAGCGGCTGACCCAGTGGCCAACGGATTATCTTAAGCTCCAGCTTCAGCGACGGGGCGATCGCACTCGTCTGGTACTAACGGCTGTAGGGGCAGCGACAGCGCTGTTGCCCAGTTGCTTAACTCCCTGA